The proteins below are encoded in one region of Kogia breviceps isolate mKogBre1 chromosome 8, mKogBre1 haplotype 1, whole genome shotgun sequence:
- the SEC16A gene encoding protein transport protein Sec16A isoform X7 — translation MQPPPQAVPSGVVRPPPSGSPQSMFWSNSPYRRQVNSNAPVAPITCPLQPVTDPFAFSRQALQNTSLGGSSKSSPPVVQGPAPPSSLQRAGLPGPHTNAEDSSQGLCESLPGPPLQPRSDASPFPGVLSPSAPPGPEVNRRVEVAPGLEPEVQTPPYPPQYIPGVGPDSCRVGHPQANTPRPDRPLSRPSLHDSTATPAAPPFLPQPRQQTPGQWGLVQGGPQPSGQHYRPCPEGPVQNTVCHASNAAHFPAPSNLRQGPGHEQHGPLVSLPGPSASDGRNEAVYLQSGNHSANSFDPENAFRQNSRVGNARAGQEFRLSPGVNREQLPDLALINPLAQGNSPESHSHDPLASGSSWTLPEAGSGALSMFFKGGETENEENLTSEKAVSAGQSDFDGFSPGPGLGQPPAHLGAGGVYQAFLKGSSSEPTQQGGDPQTYFSQSAGIRHDKATTNAAAVDMWGDAARAGARGAGGPQYENVENLEFIQNQEVLPSEPLSADPSSPSAQLRYGPLPGPAVPRLSAAGHTGGGGPNLEAPDTTAHPARSESVSSSYSSQSHRGLPSAARPHDSGGTFIQQEVGKPEDEAPGRFFKQIDSSPLGGETDQSAVSQNYRGSLPQPSAPSPPKPMGIFQTSANSSFEPVKSHFTGVKPVEADRANVVGEVRGPSAHQKQRRAASAAPDASPGNLEQPPDNMETLFLPRLCAPPLTTPTEASPGLLHAAGPPLEAVLPTPEKRPLTRAQGAVKCESPATTLWAQNELPDFGGNVLLAPAAPVLHVPAKPQPSEVIQPPEEGLCGQQSRQPGPGPAVQSGDSIGASENLENPPQMGEEAALPSQAGPGYASLLSSPPTEALQNQPVLIARPDQSCNLAQPANFSVSSLNPNEKSQSWRESFVADKPAVSSQAAGGDSGENALLSGAPAGALICSPLPNHLAQSNFPQVCGTSEMVSSQPANLPVQPPAHPVPKNLLPESQKIHSAESILPELVTGPAVSTGVMLVPPANDTSEPDSNKANLSSSRDEASGALDFSFSRTLENPVAMYSSAQADSPASCQQTVSSHRPCGPGAHTPDRFYQQVTKDAQDQHGPERAQQEPPPPPPQGPKAALPEPSDPGGPPEQGQPPSPTRPSASPAPADVGQRLPPRPPRSSSVSVASTGSSQAAARPDQQWLQPPPPDLASCYYYRALYDGYQPPYPSPYPPDPGTIPHYYQQDIYGLCEPRYRPYDGAAAAFAESYRYPELERPSSRASHCSDRPAARQGYPEGYYNSRGGWSSQSDYYASYYASQYDYGDPGHWDRYHYGSRSRDPRTCDRRCWYDAECDPYRKESYAYGDRPEKYDDHWRYDPRFTGSFDDEPEPHRDPYGEEVDRRSEHSARSLRSSFSSHSHQSQVYRGRNVTAGPYEAPPPPGSFHGDYAYGPYGGDFHGPPGFPEYGYPAEASWPSVEQAPSRPTSPEKFSVPHICARFGPGGQLIKVIPNLPSEGQPALVEIHSMETLLQHTPEQEEMRAFPGPLGKDDTHKVDVINFAQSKATKCLQNENLIDKESASLLWSFIVLLCRQNGTVVGTDIAELLLRDHRTVWLPGKSPSEANLIDFTHEPAEQVEEESGEAQLSFLTDSQAATTLEKDTERFRELLLYGRKKDALESAMKNGLWGHALLLASKMDSRTHARVMTRFANSLPINDPLQTVYQLMSGRMPAASTCCGDEKWGDWRPHLAMVLSNLSNNVDVEARAMATMGDTLASRGLLDAAHFCYLVAQVGFGVYTKKTTKLVLIGSNHSLPFLKFATNEAIQRTEAYEYAQSLGAQTCSWPSFQVFKFMYCCRLAEMGLATQAFHYCEVIAKSILAQPHRHSPVLLSQLLQVASQLRLFDPQLKEKPEEEAATEPAWLVQLQLVEKQVKEGTAAWSLDRAFPPRCPSSPCSEAGPCGGPAPAQPAGLGTDNRLLAPPVSGADHSGQDVRLLPSAPLTLPDGQPAFPTRALMFPGPPPAGPVELGPGCGPPGAALGFPEPPGPDPVAPYPGPGLPSGAPSLQETDHLLPEAGSQDAAMTPQEAPGRNALSELQEDFAGKFANVSGESWFSRWLPVKKRTEAYLPDDKNKSIVWDEKKNRWVDTNEPEEEKKAPPPPPASLPKALQAAHPGPGGPPRPAVNMYSRKAARARARYVDVLNPGGPQRSEPALAPADFFAPLAPLPIPTHLLGPNPDAEEAPPAEGAGREGQAPAGGPAKPEPASEPKVPSSAASLPGPERPPSRADGSQGGEAPCALGPAGGPPGAAVPFYNPAQFTQASAASGSSRMGRIGQRKYPAY, via the exons ATGCAACCTCCACCCCAGGCTGTCCCGTCTGGTGTGGTCCGGCCGCCTCCGTCCGGGAGTCCTCAGAGCATGTTCTGGTCCAACAGCCCGTACAGGAGACAGGTCAATAGTAACGCACCAGTGGCCCCGATAACCTGCCCACTGCAGCCGGTGACGGACCCGTTTGCTTTTAGTAGACAGGCGCTCCAAAATACATCATTGGGCGGCTCATCTAAAAGCAGCCCACCCGTTGTGCAAGGCCCGGCCCCACCATCGTCTCTTCAGCGTGCTGGTCTGCCTGGGCCACACACAAATGCTGAGGATAGCTCCCAAGGACTCTGCGAGTCTCTGCCGGGCCCTCCATTGCAGCCCAGGTCAGATGCCAGCCCGTTTCCCGGCGTGCTGAGCCCCTCGGCACCGCCTGGGCCCGAGGTGAACAGGAGAGTCGAGGTCGCTCCCGGCCTGGAGCCTGAAGTTCAGACCCCGCCGTACCCTCCTCAGTACATTCCAGGAGTGGGTCCTGACAGCTGTCGTGTGGGCCATCCACAGGCGAACACGCCACGGCCCGACAGACCCCTGAGCAGGCCGAGCCTGCACGACAGCACCGCGACACCAGCAgctccccctttcctccctcagccTCGTCAGCAAACGCCCGGGCAGTGGGGGCTGGTGCAGGGAGGCCCGCAGCCCTCGGGGCAGCATTACCGGCCCTGCCCAGAGGGACCTGTGCAGAACACGGTGTGCCACGCCTCCAACGCTGCCCACTTTCCTGCTCCGTCCAACCTGCGTCAGGGTCCTGGCCACGAGCAGCACGGCCCCCTGGTGTCTTTACCGGGACCCTCGGCCAGTGACGGGAGAAATGAGGCAGTCTACCTGCAAAGTGGAAACCACTCAGCAAATAGCTTTGATCCAGAAAATGCATTCAGGCAGAATTCCAGAGTTGGGAACGCTCGGGCGGGCCAGGAGTTCAGGTTGAGTCCAGGAGTGAATAGAGAGCAGTTGCCAGACCTGGCTCTCATTAACCCCCTCGCTCAGGGAAACAGCCCAGAAAGCCACTCGCACGACCCCCTGGCTTCCGGGAGCAGCTGGACCCTGCCGGAAGCGGGCTCGGGGGCACTCTCCATGTTTTTCaaaggaggagagacagagaacgAAGAGAACCTCACGTCTGAAAAAGCAGTCTCTGCCGGTCAGTCTGACTTTGATGGTTTCTCCCCTGGCCCGGGCCTCGGCCAGCCTCCTGCACACCTGGGGGCAGGAGGCGTTTATCAGGCCTTTCTCAAAGGTTCCAGCAGCGAGCCCACGCAGCAGGGAGGAGACCCGCAGACTTATTTTTCTCAGTCTGCAGGCATCCGGCACGACAAAGCAACCACTAACGCTGCTGCTGTTGACATGTGGGGTGACGCGGCCCGTGCGGGGGCTCGTGGTGCTGGTGGCCCGCAGTATGAGAACGTCGAGAACTTAGAGTTCATTCAGAACCAGGAAGTTCTGCCAAGTGAGCCCCTAAGTGCAGACCCTTCCTCCCCAAGCGCTCAGCTCAGATACGGGCCCCTTCCCGGGCCGGCTGTCCCCAGGCTCAGTGCCGCGGGCCACACTGGAGGCGGGGGCCCTAATCTCGAGGCCCCAGATACGACGGCGCACCCTGCGCGTTCTGAGAGCGTGTCTTCCAGTTACAGCAGCCAGAGCCACCGGGGTCTTCCCAGTGCAGCCAGGCCCCATGACTCGGGGGGCACGTTCATTCAGCAGGAAGTTGGAAAACCTGAAGATGAGGCTCCGGGGAGGTTTTTTAAGCAGATTgactcttctcctctgggagGCGAGACAGACCAGAGCGCCGTGAGCCAGAACTACCGCGGCAGCCTGCCCCAACCCTCGGCCCCGAGCCCCCCCAAACCTATGGGAATATTTCAGACGAGTGCAAATAGTTCTTTTGAACCAGTGAAATCGCACTTCACTGGAGTAAAACCAGTCGAGGCAGACCGCGCCAACGTGGTGGGCGAGGTGAGGGGCCCCAGCGCCCACCAGAAGCAGCGCAGAGCAGCCTCTGCCGCGCCCGACGCCTCCCCTGGCAACCTGGAGCAGCCCCCCGACAACATGGAGACCCTCTTCCTGCCCCGGCTCTGTGCTCCACCTCTCACCACACCCACGGAGGCCAGTCCCGGGCTTCTGCACGCCGCGGGGCCGCCCTTGGAAGCTGTGCTCCCCACGCCTGAGAAGAGGCCCTTGACCAGGGCGCAGGGGGCTGTGAAGTGTGAGAGCCCAGCCACGACTTTGTGGGCACAGAACGAGCTGCCAGATTTTGGAGGCAATGTCCTCCTAGCCCCAGCTGCTCCCGTACTTCACGTGCCCGCGAAACCTCAGCCCTCTGAAGTGATCCAACCTCCAGAAGAGGGGCTGTGTGGCCAGCAGTCCCGGCAGCCGGGCCCCGGCCCTGCCGTGCAGAGCGGGGACAGCATTGGTGCTTCCGAGAATCTCGAGAATCCTCCCCAAATGGGCGAAGAGGCGGCCCTCCCGTCCCAGGCAGGTCCTGGCTATGCCAGCCTGCTGTCCTCCCCACCCACCGAGGCTTTGCAGAATCAGCCGGTCTTGATCGCCCGGCCCGACCAAAGCTGTAATTTGGCACAGCCGGCTAATTTTTCTGTGTCCTCGTTGAATCCTAACGAGAAGAGTCAGTCCTGGAGGGAGTCCTTCGTGGCAGATAAGCCCGCAGTAAGCAGCCAGGCTGCTGGGGGTGATTCTGGAGAAAACGCTCTTTTGTCTGGGGCTCCGGCTGGCGCTCTCATCTGCTCGCCTCTGCCTAACCACCTTGCCCAGAGTAATTTCCCACAAGTTTGTGGTACCTCGGAAATGGTTTCTAGTCAACCTGCTAATTTGCCGGTTCAACCGCCGGCTCATCCGGTTCCGAAGAACTTGCTTCCAGAAAGTCAGAAGATTCATAGCGCAGAGAGCATTCTTCCCGAGTTAGTTACCGGTCCTGCTGTAAGCACAGGCGTGATGTTAGTTCCACCTGCCAACGATACCTCAGAACCTGACAGTAATAAGGCAAATCTGTCCAGCAGTCGGGATGAAGCTTCGGGAGCCCTAGACTTCTCATTCAGTCGGACTTTGGAAAACCCTGTAGCGATGTATAGCTCGGCCCAGGCTGATAGCCCAGCTTCTTGTCAGCAAACTGTCTCCAGTCACAGACCGTGTGGGCCTGGGGCACATACCCCAGACCGTTTCTACCAACAGGTGACGAAAGATGCTCAGGACCAGCATGGCCCAGAGAGAGCCCAGCaggagcctccccctccccctccccaggggcCCAAAGCAGCACTTCCAGAGCCTTCAGACCCAGGAGGTCCCCCAGAGCAAGGACAGCCCCCAAGCCCAACCCGTCCGTCTGCAAGTCCGGCTCCGGCTGACGTGGGCCAACGGCTGCCTCCTCGACCACCCCGGTCCTCCAGCGTGTCCGTCGCATCTACCGGCTCAAGCCAGGCGGCCGCGCGGCCTGACCAGCAGTGGCTGCAGCCGCCGCCTCCAGACTTGGCGTCCTGCTACTACTACAGGGCCCTGTACGATGGCTACCAGCCCCCGTACCCCTCACCGTACCCGCCGGATCCTGGCACCATCCCCCACTATTACCAG CAGGACATCTACGGCCTCTGTGAGCCCAGATACAGGCCCTACGATGGTGCAGCCGCTGCCTTCGCAGAGAGCTACCGCTACCCTGAGCTCGAGCGGCCCAGCTCCCGGGCGAGCCACTGCTCGGACCGGCCAGCTGCCAG GCAAGGGTATCCTGAAGGTTACTATAATTCCAGAGGTGGATGGAGCAGTCAGAGTGACTACTACGCCAGTTACTACGCCAGCCAGTACGATTACGGAG ATCCAGGTCACTGGGATCGGTACCACTATGGTTCTCGGTCCAGGGACCCCCGCACCTGTGACCGGAGGTGTTGGTATGATGCCGAGTGCGATCCGTATAGGAAGGAAAGCTATGCTTATGGGGACAG GCCCGAGAAATACGACGACCACTGGAGGTACGACCCCCGCTTCACCGGGAGTTTTGACGACGAGCCTGAGCCCCACAGGGACCCTTACGGGGAGGAGGTGGACCGGCGCAGCGAGCACTCGGCACGGAGCCTGCGCAGCAGCTTCAGCTCCCACTCCCACCag AGTCAGGTGTACAGAGGTCGCAACGTGACTGCTGGGCCCTACGAGGCGCCGCCCCCACCGGGCTCCTTCCACGGCGATTACGCCTACGGCCCCTACGGCGGCGATTTCCACGGCCCCCCAGGCTTCCCGGAGTACGGCTACCCTGCCGAGGCCAGCTGGCCCTCCGTGGAGCAAG cTCCATCAAGACCAACTTCTCCTGAGAAATTCTCAGTGCCTCATATCTGTGCCAGGTTCggtcctgggggtcagctcatcaAAGTGATTCCAAATCTGCCTTCAGAAGGACAGCCTGCACTGGTTGAAATTCACAGCATGGAG ACCTTGCTGCAACACACGCCGGAGCAGGAGGAGATGCGGGCGTTCCCGGGGCCTCTCGGCAA AGATGACACCCATAAAGTGGATGTTATTAATTTTGCACAGAGCAAAGCTACAAAATGTTTACAGAACGAAAATTTAATTGACAAAGAGTCCGCAAGTCTTCTCTGGAGCTTTATTGTTCTGTTATGCAGGCAGAACGGG ACCGTGGTGGGCACAGACATCGCGGAACTCTTGTTACGAGACCACCGAACCGTGTGGCTTCCTGGGAAGTCGCCCAGTGAGGCCAACCTGATTGATTTCACTCATGAGCCTGCAGAGCAAGTGGAGGAGGAGTCTGGGGAGGCCCAGCTCTCGTTTCTCACTGACAGCCAGGCTGCCACCACCCTTGAAAAAGACACGGAGCGTTTCCGAGAGCTGCTGCTCTACGGCCGGAAGAAG GATGCTTTAGAGTCCGCGATGAAGAACGGCTTGTGGGGTCACGCCCTGTTACTTGCCAGCAAGATGGACAGCCGGACGCACGCCAGAGTCATGACCAG GTTCGCCAACAGCCTTCCGATCAACGACCCTCTGCAGACGGTCTACCAGCTGATGTCCGGGCGGATGCCAGCCGCATCCACG TGTTGTGGAGATGAGAAGTGGGGAGACTGGCGACCGCATCTGGCCATGGTTTTGTCCAACCTGAGCAACAACGTGGACGTGGAAGCCCGGGCGATGGCCACCATGGGGGACACTCTGG CCTCGAGAGGACTCCTCGATGCTGCACACTTCTGCTACCTTGTGGCCCAGGTTGGATTTGGGGTTTATACcaagaaaaccacaaaacttgTTTTAATTGGATCAAACCACAG TTTGCCATTTTTAAAGTTCGCGACCAACGAAGCTATTCAGAGGACAGAAGCCTATGAGTACGCTCAGTCCCTGGGGGCGCAGACCTGCTCCTGGCCCAGCTTCCAG GTGTTTAAGTTCATGTACTGCTGCCGCCTGGCTGAGATGGGGCTTGCGACGCAGGCCTTCCACTACTGCGAGGTGATCGCCAAGAGCATCCTGGCGCAGCCCCACAGACACTCCCCAGTGCTGCTCAGCCAGCTGCTTCAG GTCGCCTCCCAGTTGCGCCTCTTTGACCCTCAGCTGAAGGAGAAGCCGGAGGAGGAGGCCGCTACGGAGCCTGCCTGGCTGGTCCAGCTGCAGCTCGTGGAGAAGCAGGTCAAG GAGGGCACCGCGGCCTGGAGTCTGGACAGAGCCTTCCCCCCGCGCTGTCCCAGCTCGCCGTGCTCCGAGGCGGGGCCGTGTGGTGGCCCAGCGCCCGCCCAGCCGGCGGGCCTGGGCACCGACAACCGGCTGCTGGCGCCGCCTGTGTCCGGCGCTGACCACTCGGGCCAGGACGTGCGGCTACTGCCCTCAG CTCCACTGACGCTCCCCGATGGTCAGCCGGCCTTCCCCACCAGGGCGCTGATGTTCCCAGGACCACCCCCCGCGGGCCCTGTCGAGCTGGGCCCTGGCTGTGGACCCCCAGGGGCTGCACTTGGCTTTCCAGAGCCCCCTGGGCCTGATCCTGTGGCTCCGTACCCAGGGCCTGGCCTGCCGTCTGGCGCACCATCTCTCCAAGAGACTGACCATCTGCTCCCGGAGGCCGGGAGCCAGGACGCAG CAATGACGCCGCAAGAGGCACCCGGCAGAAACGCGCTGTCGGAGCTACAAGAGGATTTTGCTGGCAAATTTGCTAATGTG AGCGGCGAGTCCTGGTTCTCTCGTTGGCTGCCTGTGAAGAAGAGGACGGAAGCTTACTTGCCAGACGACAAGAACAAATCG ATCGTCTGGGACGAAAAGAAGAACCGCTGGGTGGACACGAACGAGCCGGAGGAGGAG AAGAAGGCTCCGCCCCCACCTCCAGCATCCCTTCCCAAGGCTCTGCAAGCTGCCCACCCTGGTCCTGGAGGGCCCCCCAGACCTGCTGTGAACATGTATTCTAGAAAAGCAG CCCGAGCCCGAGCGCGCTACGTGGATGTCTTGAACCCCGGGGGCCCCCAGCGGAGCGAGCCAGCCCTTGCTCCCGCGGACTTCTTTGCACCACTGGCCCCACTCCCAATTCCCACACACCTGCTCGGACCAAACCCAG ATGCAGAGGAAGCACCCCCCGCCGAGGGGGCTGGCAGGGAAGGGCAGGCGCCGGCGGGGGGGCCGGCCAAGCCAGAGCCCGCCTCGGAGCCCAAG GTGCCCAGTTCTGCGGCGTCGCTCCCTGGACCTGAACGGCCACCCTCCAGAGCGGACGGTTCCCAGGGAGGAGAG GCTCCCTGTGCTCTCGGCCCTGCAGGGGGCCCTCCCGGGGCAGCGGTGCCCTTCTACAACCCCGCTCAGTTTACACAA GCCTCTGCTGCCTCGGGAAGTTCAAGGATGGGAAGGATTGGCCAGAGGAAGTACCCAGCATATTGA